CCGCTGAAAATTTGGTGAGGCCAAGGGCCGTATACAATTGCTGCAGCAGCTCCTTTATTTTCATTTTTGTGATGATATCTTCTTCAGCATTGTTCTCCACCAACTCTACCTCTCCACCGGCATAAAGCCTGCCGGGTGCCATGCGGTCGAACCGGAGCAGTTTAAAGATGCCAAGGCCTTTGGTGCGAATATCCATCTCCCCGTTATCATGCTTCTTGTCTATGCTTAGCAGAGCTATCTCGGTGCCGTATAGGCCCACGCCGTTATTGATGTAAGTCGGAATGCCGAAGGTGGTGCCGTTTTCAGCGCATTCCAGCACCAGTTGTTTGTACCGGGGCTCAAATATATGCAGGTTCAGTTTTTCCCCCGGAAACACAACAACACTCAGAGGGAACAAGGGTAGGTATTTGCTCATAGTAATCAGGTATACAGGCGGAAGACAAGGAAAAGTGACAGCCCCCGAAGCTAAATATAAAATATAATTTAAAGATTTACCTTCAATGCTGTGCCGCGGTGCCTTGTTATAAAGTATGCGTACGGGGCTGGGCGCCTAGGGGTGCAATTGCCTGGCAAGAGTAGGAAAATATGCCAAACTCCTTACCTTTGCCACCCTAAGAAGAAGACGGAATAATGGCAAAAAAGAGGTTTGGGCTTCGGGTGGTGTGGCTGCTGGCTATAAAGCTGATGCTAAGCCTATTCCTGATAAGTGTGGTGTGGGTGTTGCTATACCGATGGGTGGCGCCGCCGGCTACCCTGCACATGCTGCAGCGCCGTGCAGAGGCGGCAGCGGCTGGCAAAGAGGAGCCTGAAATAAAGTATAAATTCGTTCGTCTGGAGGACATGTCGGAGCAGTTGCCGTTAGCCGTTGTCGCCTCCGAAGACCAACGGTTCCTGCAACACAGCGGCTTCGATATTGATGCCATCGTAGATGCCTTCAAGCGTAACCGAAAGGGTGGAAATATTCGCGGGGGCAGTACCATCAGCCAGCAGGTGGCCAAAAATGTTTTCCTGTGGCATGGGCGCAGTTATTTTAGAAAAGCGGTAGAGGCTTATTTCACACT
Above is a window of Pontibacter akesuensis DNA encoding:
- a CDS encoding LON peptidase substrate-binding domain-containing protein, producing MSKYLPLFPLSVVVFPGEKLNLHIFEPRYKQLVLECAENGTTFGIPTYINNGVGLYGTEIALLSIDKKHDNGEMDIRTKGLGIFKLLRFDRMAPGRLYAGGEVELVENNAEEDIITKMKIKELLQQLYTALGLTKFSADLPEDFKSYDVAHHLGLNVAQEYALLQLRSEKERQEVILLHLQQVLPVVRETEKLKDRVRLNGHFKNLTPPNF
- the mtgA gene encoding monofunctional biosynthetic peptidoglycan transglycosylase produces the protein MAKKRFGLRVVWLLAIKLMLSLFLISVVWVLLYRWVAPPATLHMLQRRAEAAAAGKEEPEIKYKFVRLEDMSEQLPLAVVASEDQRFLQHSGFDIDAIVDAFKRNRKGGNIRGGSTISQQVAKNVFLWHGRSYFRKAVEAYFTLLIEVLWGKERIIEVYLNIAEMGDGVFGVEAASQRYFGKPASELGRQQSALLAAVLPNPIKYSAARPSGYVRTRRGRIARAMRRLGGTTYIKEILPEKDEEK